One Owenweeksia hongkongensis DSM 17368 genomic region harbors:
- a CDS encoding TonB-dependent receptor → MKYFSLLYLFLFSAVSFAQLSLQVNDEHTDNPVEGAHVSFISASDSTYAVTDAKGKITFKAAGSGEVRITHISYLPISKNISAGKSNTIYLSPLQTGLDEVVVTGHARPVMASQSVRNIRVIDAQRIDQQGAVNLGELLSNDLNFRVSEDAVLGSQLSLQGLSGSKIKILVDGVPIIGRLDGNIDLNQINLNDIERVEVVEGPMAVQYGTDAVAGTINLITKRKATNEVDVNLNGYYETVGRYNFDGSVGIPLGKFQGNIGLGRNYFDGYSPNEESRDFQWNPKEQYFANASLQRRFNKVMARYRFDFFDENIVNRGAVGSMSDNVVPVDTGGAWYYPQALDDTYRTIRVNNALYADYYPREDMKVKAFVAYNYYQRQKETTIKNLNTGDESIFPGTDAQDTTTFAMLSSRMFYQHDWIPNKLNYQLGYDFSYEENIGQRIEGDFKDITDLALFATAEYKPIKSINIQPGLRYAYNSRFDAPLISSLALRYQISEKYILRASFGQGFRAPSLKEMYFLFVDENHNILGNEGLQAETSNNYQLSLNYSRSYSNANVEASVSGFFNDIRNEIRLVSVITPDSTDNRGLYRNENIARTQTTGGTVTIKTTLYNFQIETGATFIGMKNYLAFNDVATATGNEGFNFYPQLRFNINYNFKKIGLRPALFMNYTGKRSDLALNIDGDLITTTYDNYTMAEFTIQKSFLKEKLILTVGSKNLFDVTQINANNTVSGGAHTTGGGSIPLSYGRTYFTRLQWSF, encoded by the coding sequence ATGAAGTACTTTTCACTACTATACCTATTTCTTTTCTCAGCTGTGTCTTTTGCACAGCTTTCACTTCAGGTGAATGATGAGCACACCGACAACCCTGTAGAAGGTGCTCATGTAAGTTTTATAAGTGCATCAGATTCTACTTATGCAGTAACAGATGCCAAGGGTAAGATTACTTTCAAAGCAGCCGGTTCCGGTGAAGTGAGAATCACTCACATTTCATACCTGCCCATTTCAAAAAATATTAGTGCTGGAAAATCCAACACCATCTATTTGTCGCCATTGCAAACTGGCCTGGATGAGGTAGTGGTAACGGGGCACGCCCGCCCGGTAATGGCAAGTCAATCGGTTAGAAATATCAGGGTTATTGATGCTCAGCGAATAGATCAGCAAGGAGCTGTAAACTTGGGCGAATTACTTTCAAATGATCTTAACTTTCGCGTGAGCGAAGATGCCGTGCTTGGTTCGCAGCTTAGCTTGCAAGGCCTTAGCGGAAGCAAAATAAAAATACTTGTAGATGGTGTGCCGATCATTGGCCGCCTTGACGGAAATATTGATCTCAACCAAATCAACCTGAATGATATAGAAAGGGTAGAAGTGGTAGAGGGGCCAATGGCCGTGCAATACGGAACTGATGCGGTTGCTGGAACCATCAATCTTATCACTAAAAGAAAAGCTACCAACGAAGTTGATGTAAACCTAAACGGATATTATGAAACCGTTGGGCGGTATAACTTTGATGGATCAGTTGGTATTCCATTGGGGAAGTTTCAGGGAAACATTGGTTTAGGAAGAAATTACTTTGACGGCTATTCGCCAAACGAAGAAAGCCGTGATTTTCAGTGGAACCCCAAAGAGCAATATTTTGCTAATGCCTCACTCCAAAGACGTTTCAACAAAGTAATGGCACGTTACAGGTTTGATTTTTTTGATGAAAATATTGTAAACCGTGGCGCAGTGGGAAGTATGAGTGATAATGTAGTACCTGTAGATACGGGCGGGGCATGGTACTATCCTCAGGCTTTGGATGATACTTACAGAACCATCCGTGTAAACAATGCCTTGTATGCTGATTATTACCCGCGTGAAGACATGAAAGTGAAGGCTTTTGTGGCATATAATTATTACCAGCGTCAAAAGGAAACCACAATAAAAAATCTAAATACAGGAGATGAGTCCATTTTCCCAGGAACGGATGCACAGGACACAACTACATTTGCGATGCTCAGTTCAAGAATGTTTTATCAGCATGATTGGATTCCAAACAAGCTAAATTATCAGTTGGGTTATGATTTTAGCTATGAAGAAAATATTGGTCAGCGAATAGAAGGAGACTTTAAGGATATTACCGATTTGGCCCTTTTTGCTACAGCGGAATACAAACCGATAAAGTCGATAAACATACAGCCTGGTTTGCGATATGCCTATAACAGCCGTTTTGATGCTCCACTTATTTCATCGTTAGCATTGCGCTATCAAATTAGTGAAAAGTACATTTTACGCGCTTCTTTTGGACAGGGTTTTAGAGCACCTTCTTTGAAGGAAATGTATTTCTTGTTTGTAGATGAAAATCACAATATACTTGGGAATGAAGGTCTACAAGCTGAAACTTCCAATAACTATCAATTGAGTCTTAATTATTCAAGGTCTTATTCTAATGCCAATGTGGAGGCAAGTGTGAGCGGGTTTTTTAATGATATCAGAAATGAAATTCGCTTGGTTTCGGTTATCACACCAGATAGCACTGATAATCGTGGTTTATACCGAAATGAAAATATTGCACGCACACAAACAACAGGAGGGACAGTTACAATCAAAACCACGTTGTATAATTTCCAAATTGAAACAGGAGCTACCTTTATTGGTATGAAAAACTACCTGGCTTTTAATGATGTAGCCACGGCCACAGGAAATGAAGGTTTTAATTTTTACCCGCAGCTAAGGTTCAATATTAACTACAACTTTAAGAAGATAGGCCTGCGCCCAGCTTTGTTTATGAACTATACCGGCAAGCGCAGCGATCTGGCATTGAACATTGATGGTGATTTGATTACTACCACTTATGATAATTACACCATGGCTGAGTTTACCATTCAAAAAAGCTTTTTGAAAGAAAAACTAATATTGACTGTAGGTTCAAAAAATCTTTTTGATGTAACTCAAATCAATGCCAATAATACAGTGTCAGGCGGTGCACACACTACTGGGGGCGGATCTATTCCCTTGAGTTATGGTAGAACATATTTTACAAGATTACAATGGAGCTTTTAA
- a CDS encoding HipA family kinase: MNKTIELRTVAVTRYITPLREGGSLPALAEADDDFKYVLKFRGAGHGVKALIAELLGGEIARTLGLRVPELVFATLDEAFGRSEGDEEIQDLLKFSQGLNLALHFLSGAITYDPVVTEIDAELASKIVWLDAFTTNIDRTFKNTNMLMWHKELWLIDHGATFYFHHSWDNWEKHALSPFSLIKSHVLLPQASKLAEVDEKLKALLPDEKLREIVNLIPEDWLHWDDVDLNPEEIKEVYFQFLSRRKAHSQTFIKEAEDVRKLLL; the protein is encoded by the coding sequence ATGAACAAAACAATTGAACTTAGAACCGTAGCCGTAACGCGCTACATCACTCCTTTGCGAGAAGGTGGTTCGCTGCCAGCACTTGCTGAGGCGGATGATGATTTTAAGTATGTCTTAAAATTTCGTGGAGCGGGTCATGGTGTGAAAGCTCTTATTGCCGAACTCCTTGGTGGAGAAATTGCTCGAACCCTCGGCTTGAGAGTTCCTGAACTGGTGTTTGCCACTTTAGATGAAGCCTTTGGCCGTAGTGAAGGTGACGAAGAAATTCAGGATTTGCTAAAATTCAGCCAAGGCTTAAACCTTGCTCTACACTTCCTTTCCGGAGCCATTACCTATGACCCCGTTGTCACGGAAATTGATGCTGAGTTGGCTTCAAAAATTGTGTGGTTAGATGCCTTTACCACCAATATTGATCGCACTTTTAAAAATACTAACATGCTGATGTGGCACAAAGAACTTTGGTTGATTGACCATGGTGCCACCTTCTATTTTCACCATTCATGGGATAATTGGGAAAAGCATGCGCTGAGCCCCTTTTCCCTAATTAAAAGTCATGTATTACTACCCCAAGCCAGTAAACTTGCTGAAGTGGATGAAAAGCTAAAAGCTTTACTGCCGGACGAAAAACTACGTGAAATTGTAAACTTGATTCCAGAAGATTGGCTCCATTGGGATGATGTTGATCTAAACCCTGAAGAAATCAAAGAAGTATATTTCCAATTTTTGAGCCGCAGAAAAGCCCATTCACAAACCTTTATAAAAGAAGCTGAAGATGTCCGAAAGTTACTTTTATGA
- a CDS encoding flavodoxin family protein, giving the protein MALSNFQRKLNDESTYDFSGLKALFINCTLKKSPEISHTDGLMQMSKTIMEANGIKTELIRAADQDIAFGVYPDMTEHGYDTDAWPSIQKKVMDADILVIGTPIWLGEKSSIASMVIERLYGYSSELNDDGQYAYYGKIGGCLITGNEDGIKHCSMNLLYSLQHLGYTIPPQADAGWIGEAGPGPSYLDKNSGGPENDFTNRNTTFMTWNLMHLAKMMERSKGIPAYGNQRSKWEAGTDTDHPNPEYRT; this is encoded by the coding sequence ATGGCGTTAAGTAATTTTCAGCGAAAGCTAAACGATGAAAGCACTTATGACTTTTCGGGTCTAAAAGCTTTATTCATCAATTGTACACTTAAGAAATCACCAGAAATATCACATACAGATGGGCTGATGCAAATGAGCAAAACCATTATGGAAGCCAATGGCATCAAAACTGAATTAATCAGAGCAGCAGATCAGGACATCGCTTTTGGGGTATACCCCGATATGACTGAGCACGGATATGACACCGATGCATGGCCCTCCATTCAAAAAAAGGTGATGGATGCGGATATTTTAGTTATTGGAACTCCCATTTGGCTTGGTGAAAAATCGTCTATCGCTTCTATGGTAATCGAGCGTTTGTATGGATATTCCTCGGAATTAAATGATGATGGTCAGTATGCCTACTATGGCAAAATTGGAGGTTGCCTTATTACCGGGAATGAAGACGGCATAAAACATTGCTCAATGAATTTGCTGTACTCGCTTCAGCACTTGGGCTACACTATACCCCCACAAGCTGATGCCGGCTGGATTGGCGAAGCTGGGCCTGGCCCCTCTTACCTTGATAAAAATTCGGGCGGTCCTGAAAATGATTTTACAAATCGAAACACCACCTTTATGACTTGGAATTTGATGCACCTTGCTAAAATGATGGAACGTTCAAAAGGAATTCCGGCTTACGGAAATCAAAGGTCTAAATGGGAGGCTGGTACCGATACAGATCACCCCAATCCTGAGTATAGAACCTAA
- a CDS encoding DUF3037 domain-containing protein, which produces MSESYFYEYAVIRLVPRVEREEFLNVGIIMFCKRPCFLKAKHHINTAKLSQFEHELELADIERNLEAFHKICIGGKPGGPMAQEDHVSRFRWLTAERSSSIQTSRPHHGFSTDLEKTLERLFEELVM; this is translated from the coding sequence ATGTCCGAAAGTTACTTTTATGAATATGCGGTAATCCGCTTGGTACCACGCGTAGAGCGTGAGGAGTTTTTGAATGTAGGCATAATTATGTTTTGCAAACGCCCATGTTTTTTAAAAGCTAAACACCATATAAACACAGCCAAGCTTTCACAATTTGAGCATGAGCTAGAATTGGCTGATATAGAAAGGAACCTCGAAGCTTTTCACAAAATATGCATTGGTGGCAAACCAGGTGGGCCAATGGCTCAGGAAGATCATGTTTCGCGATTTCGCTGGCTTACTGCTGAGCGCAGTTCTTCTATTCAAACTTCAAGGCCACATCATGGTTTTTCTACTGATTTGGAAAAAACTTTGGAAAGGCTGTTTGAAGAGTTGGTGATGTAA
- a CDS encoding peroxiredoxin family protein produces the protein MNSTKKVFALLAFTFLFSASSLLAQNDYKTVDEVEGLAVGTKVKNFKAVDQNGKTFDLNKSLKKGPVVVVFYRGQWCPICNRNLSNLQDSLQLISDAGATMVAISPEKPEDLKVTAEKSGAKFELLHDEGEKISTDFDVLYMPSKPDAKPIPVPATYVIDTDGTIIWRHFDRNYKNRATSKQILEALK, from the coding sequence ATGAATTCTACAAAAAAAGTATTCGCCCTTTTAGCGTTTACATTCCTATTTTCTGCCAGTAGCCTGCTAGCTCAAAATGATTATAAAACAGTAGACGAAGTAGAGGGTTTGGCCGTAGGCACTAAAGTGAAAAACTTTAAAGCCGTAGATCAAAATGGAAAAACCTTCGACCTCAATAAGAGCTTAAAAAAAGGACCTGTGGTAGTGGTATTCTATCGCGGTCAATGGTGTCCTATTTGTAATAGAAACTTGAGCAACCTACAGGATAGCCTTCAACTAATAAGTGATGCGGGAGCTACAATGGTAGCTATCTCACCAGAAAAACCAGAAGACCTAAAAGTAACTGCAGAAAAGAGCGGAGCTAAATTTGAATTGCTACACGATGAAGGCGAAAAGATAAGCACCGATTTTGATGTGTTATACATGCCAAGTAAACCTGATGCAAAACCAATACCCGTGCCGGCAACCTACGTGATTGACACTGACGGCACCATTATTTGGAGGCATTTTGATCGCAATTATAAAAACAGAGCTACTTCAAAACAAATTTTAGAAGCCCTGAAATAG
- a CDS encoding DUF6686 family protein has protein sequence MCEPIVLYRESNAVVMRCPDCGITQLAFGTGHHIFDEKEFAQLREKLAEESKNARLSLSPSQKKFSVPIKDHYSRLWLSANEVLELRNVVEQAAWIGMVKGILESE, from the coding sequence ATGTGTGAACCCATAGTTTTATATCGAGAGTCGAATGCAGTGGTAATGCGCTGCCCGGATTGTGGCATCACACAATTGGCGTTTGGCACTGGTCATCATATTTTTGATGAAAAGGAGTTTGCTCAACTTCGTGAAAAACTAGCCGAAGAATCTAAAAATGCACGGCTCTCGCTAAGCCCTTCTCAAAAGAAATTCAGCGTTCCCATTAAAGATCATTATTCACGTTTGTGGCTTTCGGCCAATGAAGTGCTGGAACTACGAAATGTAGTGGAACAGGCCGCGTGGATAGGAATGGTAAAAGGAATACTGGAATCAGAGTAG
- a CDS encoding HmuY family protein yields the protein MELLIRNLAFAFLAILVFSSCEKEEDLLPGEYRSDVPGQVNMVSEGGVDYQMQIYFDLSSGENKGENKRDVWDLALGCDASNPNLFINPSMLQRVAATGSTDFSASYDPANFAFDYERAKTFYRKGRMMKDWNGTTSDEQVYIVDMGKTMTNQSRGYKLFQAVSFNGQAYTVKISNLDHSDLQELLIPVNSDYTHVYISFSNPSDILELEPPKEEWDILFTKYMERLFDGVDTLDYSVTGALLNPYKSVGYFHEESYLDSTWNYSDLSYEDIEESRYSTRSDVVGHDWKYYDLDAGAYSAIPSKHYFIKDAEEQNYRLHFTGFYDEQGRKGGVSFEYLPL from the coding sequence ATGGAGCTTTTAATTAGAAATTTAGCTTTTGCCTTTTTGGCTATACTCGTATTTTCTTCATGTGAAAAGGAAGAAGATCTCTTACCAGGTGAGTACCGATCAGATGTTCCTGGGCAGGTAAACATGGTTTCTGAGGGGGGAGTAGATTATCAAATGCAAATTTATTTTGACTTAAGCTCTGGTGAGAATAAAGGTGAAAATAAGCGTGATGTTTGGGATTTGGCTTTGGGTTGTGATGCTTCAAACCCAAATCTATTTATCAATCCATCTATGTTGCAACGGGTGGCAGCTACTGGTAGTACAGATTTTAGCGCAAGCTATGACCCAGCAAATTTTGCTTTTGACTACGAGCGGGCAAAGACCTTTTACCGTAAGGGTAGAATGATGAAGGACTGGAACGGAACTACCTCAGATGAGCAGGTTTATATTGTGGATATGGGTAAAACTATGACTAATCAATCTCGTGGTTATAAGTTATTTCAGGCTGTTAGTTTTAATGGGCAAGCCTACACTGTTAAGATTTCCAATCTGGATCATTCCGATCTTCAGGAGTTGCTAATACCCGTAAATTCTGATTATACACATGTGTATATTTCCTTTTCAAATCCTAGTGATATTTTAGAGTTAGAGCCACCAAAAGAGGAATGGGACATCCTTTTTACCAAATATATGGAGCGACTATTTGATGGAGTTGATACGCTGGATTATTCGGTTACCGGAGCGTTGCTCAATCCCTATAAGTCGGTTGGGTATTTTCACGAGGAAAGCTATTTGGACAGTACCTGGAATTATTCAGATTTATCATACGAAGACATTGAAGAATCACGTTATTCTACTCGATCTGATGTGGTAGGTCACGATTGGAAATATTATGATTTGGATGCTGGGGCATATTCAGCAATCCCTTCCAAGCACTACTTTATTAAAGATGCAGAAGAGCAAAACTATCGCCTTCACTTTACCGGTTTTTATGATGAACAAGGCAGGAAAGGTGGTGTTAGCTTTGAGTATTTACCATTGTGA